In Gossypium arboreum isolate Shixiya-1 chromosome 5, ASM2569848v2, whole genome shotgun sequence, a single genomic region encodes these proteins:
- the LOC108451904 gene encoding light-harvesting complex-like protein OHP2, chloroplastic, whose protein sequence is MSMATSISCLKIPNPSSASPPCSSSASSSTSCRLSVPPKPYIVTIRSSQTEGPLRRPVAPSPPPPLKPVPPSSPSASPPPEPTPPSSSSPPSPPRSAAAVGDQNVITLEFQRQKAKELQEYFKQKKLEESSQGPFFGFLGKNEIANGRWAMFGFAVGMLTEYATGSDFVDQVKIMLSNFGIIDLE, encoded by the exons ATGTCTATGGCAACCTCAATTTCATGTCTGAAAATCCCAAACCCTTCTTCTGCTTCACCTCCATGTTCCTCGTCAGCCTCATCTTCGACCAGTTGTAGATTGTCTGTACCACCCAAGCCTTATATTGTGACGATAAGGAGTTCTCAAACTGAGGGTCCTTTGAGAAGACCTGTGGCACCTTCTCCACCACCTCCTTTGAAACCCGTCCCACCTTCTTCTCCCTCCGCTTCTCCTCCGCCAGAACCGAcacctccttcttcttcttccccTCCGTCTCCGCCGCGTTCAGCGGCAGCTGTTGGGGACCAGAATGTGATCACTTTGGAGTTTCAGAGACAAAAGGCAAAGGAGCTGCAAGAATACTTTAAGCAGAAGAAGCTTGAGGAATCTAGTCAAGGGCCTTTCTTTGGGTTCCTTGGGAAGAATGAGATTGCTAATGGAAG ATGGGCAATGTTTGGTTTTGCTGTTGGGATGTTAACCGAGTATGCAACAGGCTCGGATTTTGTCGATCAAGTAAAGATCATGCTCTCGAATTTCGGGATAATAGATTTGGAATGA